The window GCGGTCAACCACGTCCGATGGGTTGCTGCTGTAAACGACCTCGGACCACTCCGGCGGCAGGTGCTGATCGAGCGCCTTCTTGTACTTGGCACACGTGGCGCGATCAACCGCGACCAGGAACGCTTTGTAGTGCAGCGGGTCGACGTTTTCCTTGAAGTGGTTCGCCACGAACTCAGCGACCCGCTCGACGCGGTCGTCGGCGCTCAGAAACGCCCGAATGCCAACGGCGCGGTCAAGGACCTTGTTGAGCTCTTCGACATCGGTAACATCCTCGCCTTCCGCGAGCGCAAAGAACTCCTCGTCGAGCTGCTCCGTCGGGATGGTCATGTTCGACGGAGCCATCATGTAGCGGATGGGCAGCGTCGTGCCGTCGTCGATGGACTCCTTGATCGAGTACCTGTCGAGGTACCCGTCCTCGTCCTGCATACCGAAGATCTGGAAGGACCCGGACCCGCCCTTGGCACTGCCGACCGGAGTTCCGGTAAAGCCGATTATGGTGGCCTGGGGCAGTGCCGCCATGAGGTAGGTGCCCAGCTCCTTGGCGACCGACCGGTGCGCCTCATCGATGAAGACGTAGATGTTGTCGCGGGGCGAGCTGTGCTTCTTGATCTCCTCGAACTTGTGGATCATCGAGATGATCAGGCCTCGGAAGTCGGCGTCCAACAAGTCCTGAAGCTCAACCTTCGAGTTGGCGCGGCGGACCGCAATGTCGTTGGCCTGCATCTCGCCAAGGAGCCGGTCAACCCACTCGCGCAGCTGCCCTTCCAGTTCCGTCCGGTCGACGATGAGGATGACAGTGCCATTGTTGAAGCGCGCCTTGTCTTCGAGGACCAGGCGAGCTGCAGTGAGCAACGTGAAGGTCTTGCCGGATCCCTGGGTGTGCCAGATCAGACCACGATTCTTGTCGGGGTCGGCACAGCGGCCGACGATCTTGTCGATTGCCCGCCGCTGGTGTTCGCGTAGCACGGACTTCCTGGTCTCGCCGTCCTCGACATAGAAGAGGATCCAGTGCTGCAGAGTGCGCAGGAAGTCCGTTGGCTCGAAGAAGGCCTGAACTGCGAAGCGGTAGCTCCTCGTCCGGCGTCTGCTTCCACTTTGAGATGAACGCGGCGGTTGGCGTTCCACGTCACGCCGTACCAGTAGTCGAGCAGGTGGGTGACGTTGAAGAGCTGGGCGAGCCGCCAGCAGCTCCGGGGTCTCCTTCTCGTAGCGCCGGAGCTGCTTCACAGCCCGGTCGAGCGCGTCCGCCGTCCTTCGGGTTCTTGTGCTCGACGATCGCCACCGGCAGCGCCGTTGACGACAAACATGACGTCGGCACGGTTGCCCTTACGAGCGAGCGGCTCGATCTTCCACTCCCACGTGACGACGAAGTCGTTGTTACTGGGCGCGTCGAAGTCGATGACCTGGATCGGGCGGTGACGCTTCTCAGCCTCGTCGTACCACTGGCGCTCGCCCCGGATCCAGGCCAACACCTCGCGGTTGCCCTCGATCGTGGTCGGCAGCGCGTCGATGGTGTCGACGATGGCGCGCGCCTGGTCCTCGCTCAGCCAGGCGTTGAACACCAGCAACTTGGCCTCCAGGTCGTCGCGGAAGATCATGTTGGCGCGCCCCTGGCGCTTGGCCTCCGCCTCGGCCGGGTTAAGCGGCGACCAGCCGATCTCGACGGCGTGCTTCACCATCGGGAACTGCACGGTGTCGCCCTCGTTGATCTTGAGCGTGGTCACTCTGCACCCTCCTGAGCGTCGGTCGGAGCCAGTGGCAGTGCCGAGAGATCGAGCTCGTCCACCGTGGTCGTCCCGGAGAACAGGCCGTGCAGAAGCGCGTCCAGAAGTTCCTGGAACGCCTCACCCTTCCGCAGGTGGTGCCTACGCTTGAGCTCGATCGTCTCGAGGATGGCGACGATCTGCTCCGCCTCGTCGGGATCCGTCGGACACGCGACCTCGAAGGTCTCGATGTCGTGGAGGTTGAGTGTCATGGTGCCGTGGGCCGACCGTGCGATCTGGCGCAACAAGCGCTCCTTGCCGGCGTAGATCGCCGCCCGAAGGAAGCGTCCGGAGAAGGTGCTGCGTGAGACCAAGGCCTTGACGTCTTGGTTGAACGCCATGGGACGGGTGATCTGCGCGACCGGCAGATCCTTGGCCAGGCCCATTCCACGGACGAGGAGCAGGACCGCGTCGGCCGGTGCGAGACGACTCCCGGCAGCGACGCCAGCGGCCGAAGCGTGGTCAGCGGCGTCATCGAGCGACGCCGACTTCAAGTCCTTCCCAGACACCCACGGGATGTCACCCGTCCAGTACGCCTTCTCGGCCTTACGAGGCGTCCCCCCGCTCCAGATGTCACAGAGGTCCGCGATGGGCCGGGGACGCCAGCTTGCCGGCATGAGGCCGATCTCGGTCTCCTGCTGCGGTTCGCGCCGAAGACCGAGGGAGAACAGCTCGGCCAGGGCGCCGTCACCGAGTGTGGTGGCCTGAACCGCACAAGCCGACTCCGAGCGCACCGCGGCCTGGAGAAGGTCCAGAACCTGCACAATGCGAGCCTGCTCCTCGACCGGCGGAATCACGACCGGCATGGACTCCAGGACGGCGATGTTCACGCCGCCCTTGAGCCGGTCACCCTTGTGCAGATCGATGTGCGCCCAGTACTCATCGGTCTGCATGTAGAAGTACAGGTACCTCGGCAGGAGTTTGCGCCGCTTGGCTCTCAGCCGGATCAGGTACGAGGCAAAGACCGCATCGTCGGGCGTCGTGCCGATGTAGAACGACTTACCGGTCGTCGCCCCGATACGAGCGACCACCACGTCTCCGGGGAGCAGGCGCTTGCTGCGGAGCACGTCCGGCGGGCACTTGCAGTACGGCACCGTCACCCAGTCGACCTGGCCGCCCTGGATGTCGGTAATGCGGAGGAACTTGGTACCGCTCGCGTCGTCCGACGCGCTATCCGTGTAGCCGTACTCCGGGCGCTCGATGTAGTCGCCGAGAACCCCAGCGGTCCACCCAGCAGGCAAGGAGTCGAGCTCGGCCAACCCGTCATCAGCCAGCGCGGTCATCCCTCCACCCCTTCCGGATCGGCTTCTACGGCAGCGAGGGGCGCCAGCAGGGCGAACAGTCGCTCATCGATCGCTCGGCCCTCGGTGGCGAGCGCACGCGCCTGCTCGATCAGGGTCGCGATGGGGGCCGCATCCCGCAAGCTTCGCCTGGGTCACCCAGCGGCTTGGGCTCAGGTTGTAGTCAGCCGCCACCGCGTCCTCGGTGCCGATGACACGCACGACGCCTTCGACGTCGGTCCAGGCGTGGTACTGCTGCGCAAGAGAGGCGACGTCAGCCCGAGTCAGGTGGTTCTTGGGCTTCCCCTTCGTGAAGTGACGCGAGGCGTTCAGAAGGAGGATTTTGTCCTTACGGGCCGCCGGCTTGCGCTTGTTGAGGATGACAATCACGCCCTGCGGCGGGGGTGTTGTAGAAGAGGTTCTCGGGCAGCAGGATTACGCCCTCGATCAGGTCGTGGTCGACGAACCACTTCCGGATGTTGCGCTCCTTGTCCTCGTTCTTCGAGCCCGAACCACGGGTCACGGCACCGGTATCGAGGACGACAGCCGCCCGGCCGCTCGTCGTTCATTGTCGAGATGCGTGTGCTGCAGCCAGGCCCAGTCGCCCTTGCCGGAGGTCGCGCCGCCCGCCTTGAGGAACCGGTCGAAGGGATCGTCGGCGAAGAGGTCCGAGTCGAAGGGTTGGTTCCACATCGGGTTGGCGACTACAAGGTCGAAGCGCATCAGCGAGCCAGCGACATCGCGGAACTTGGGGTTGATCATGGTGTCGCCGCGCGCGCAGGTCGACGTCCATGTCGTGGATGATCGTGTTCATCCGAGCCACTGCGTAGCTCTCGGCCTGGAGCTCCTGCCCGTACAACTTGAGCGGTACCTTGCTAGTGGGATCAAGCTCGCGGGCCACGAGCTGCAGCTTGATGAGGAGCCCACCCGAGCCGCACGCGTAGTCGTGGCAGGTCTCCCCTGGCTTCGGCCGCAGGATGTTCGCCATCAGGAAGCCGACTTCGGTCGGAGTGAAGAATTCGCCGGCGCTCTGGCCCGAGCCTTCGGCGAACTTCCGAAGCAGATACTCGTACGCCCGGCCGAGGAAGTCCGGCTGCACGTCGGCGAGACCGAGCCGGTAGCGAGGGTCGGAGAAGGTTTCGACGACGCCGCGCAGCTTGGCTGGGTTGATGTCGCGCTCGCCGTTGCGCTCGGCGGCGAAGTCGACAACGTCGATCACACCAGACAGATCGGGGTTGTGGCGCACAACGGCCCGGACTGCCTTGGTCAGGTGCTCCCCGATGTCTCGCGGTGCCGTCGACCGGCCGCGATCATCTACTGGCCACTCGAAGCGCAGTCGCGGCCGCTGATGACCGCCCAACGCGCCTCGGGCGGGAGGTAGAAGCGCAGCAGGCTGTGGTCGGACTCGGCGATCTCCAATGCCACCTCCGCGGTCACCGAACTCTTCGGCAAGGCGAGCGATCTCGTCGTCGAAGACGTCAGAGAGGCGCTTCAGGAAGAGCAGCGGGAGCAGGTAGTCCTTGAACTTCGGCGCATCCTTCTCGCCTCGGATGGAGCTGGCCGCATCCCAGAGCATCTGTTCCATGGACCTGGTGCTGGTCGTCGCTGCGGCGCGTCCCCGCCGACGGGTGGGCGCAGGCGTGGCAGTCGCTTCGATGTCCCCGACGTCAATGCCAGCCTCGGCCGCCACATCCAGGATGCGCGCCATCGGGGCGCGCTGGGGCTTGTTGCCGCCGCCCTCCCAGCGGTTCACCGTCGCAAACGACACGCCCAGCTTCTCTGCCAGCTGAGCCTGGGTGAGGTCCAGACTGGCCCTGATAGCGAGCAGCGTCGCAGGCACGTCAAGAGATGTCATGTTTGCTATGTTTGCGATACAACCTCGCAAAATCAAGAGGAGCCGTGATCTTTTTTTGGGATCCGGGCCCACGAAGCCAGGTCGCTTCAGGGGCGTCGTGAGCGTGTAGTCGTCGACCTCAAGGCAGTGCTGGCCGGAGCGCGCACCCGGCAGCCCGACCTCGACGGGTACCGCCTCGTCGAGCGTCTGTGTCGCGTCGCGGAGATACCTGATCATCAGACGCCGACACCTGCCCGCGGTCTTGCGGCGAATGGCAGCTGATCCTCACGACCCGGGTTCGTCGGTAGTCACTGCTAGAACACTTGTCGTGAGCAAGAATCCTCAGGCCTCCCGCTTCAGGGAGGTGAGCACCGCAGCGAAGCGCATCCTCGCGCTCGGAGAGTCGGATCGCTACGAGTTCAAGCGCGACGTCGACGTCGTCACCCCAAGACTGCTCGCGGCTCTCGCAAACTGGGTCTCACTCGAACCGAGTCGCGACGCCGCTCACCTTCTGGTCGGCGTCGACGAGGTCGAAGACAAGGACACTGGCCTCGTACTTGGAGTGCCCTTCGGCCTCCCCAAGGGCCTCGACAAAGCCGTGGCCCGGATCCAAGACATGGCCAGCAAGACCCGTCCAATCCCCGTAGATGTCCGGATCATCGAGGAAGGAGTCGACGAGCCGACGCCGTTCCTCCGGGTCGAGATCCGTCCGACAATGGCGCCGCACTTCGACGACGAGGGCCGCCGCCAGACACGACAGGGCAGATCCACCCGAGCGCTCACGGACGACGAGCTCCTCGGCATCTACCTCGATCGCGAAGCTGGAAGCTTCGCCACTCGCTTCCGTCAGACAACGACGGAGTTGCAGTCCGCGGTCGGAGCAGTTGGCAACCAAGTCGACCAGATCGCGGAAGGCATCCAGAGGAACATCGCTGAGCCGATCGAGCGCATGACAGCGACTGCCGAGGAGGCCGCCGAGGCGGCACGATCTGCGGCATCTGCAGCCGACTCCGCCAATGCCGCCGCTGACACGACATCGTACGAGGTAGAACACGTCCAACGCTTGGTGAGAGATCTCCAGGACGCCGTCAACGATCTCGACGACGAGTCTCACGAGAACCTTGTGTTCCGGATCGTCCAGGCACGGCGCAAAGTGTGGTGGAACTTCACCCTGGACACCTTCGAGCACACGTCAGCCCGGGCTACCAAGCTCGACGAACAGCTCCGAGAACTCCTGGCTCGCGACGTCTCGTTCGAGCCTGATCGAAACAGCTGGGAGCTCGCCGTGTGGCAGGACCTTCTGCGCGACCGGCAGGAACAGCGTCGAGGGCGCGGAACGCAGAAATGGTGGATGGAAGCGATCAGGCAGGTGTTCACGTTCATGGAGCGCCCCGCCTACGCGGCCCCTGACCTCCCGGACCTGCGCTCAGCGATCCAGGCGGACATCGACCACGAGGTCGACGATCCCGAGAGCATCACGAACCAGTTCAAGGCACTACTGGACGAATAGTGGACCTCGTGGCGCGACCAGTAGAGCCTTCACGAGTATTGAAGCGCCAATTGCGTTGTGCTTAAATCAAGTAGGCACAGTTGAAATTGACATTAACTCAAACGAGGTAGACACATTGGCTTTATGATCACGTACGACACTGACGCATCGATATATTCACCTACTCTCGCGGTCAGAGAATGTATCGAGAGCGCCTTCCGGGTGGCGCGCGAACTACTTCCCGAAATCCCAGCGGACATCACCGTCGAGTTCAAGGATCGTCCCGAGCAGAGCGGCGTGGGCGTAAGCGGCTACCCGCGCACGGTTGGAGTAGTCGTACTGGCATGGGACACAGAGTTCCCAGATCCGCTCGCGCAGCTTTCAAGCCTGCGCACCGAGGTGCTGCACCAGGCATACCACTGGAGCCAGGGCTACACGTTCGAGTCGCCAACGGTGACGGCCCAGACCGCGCTTGACATCGCGGTTTACGAAGGCGCGGCGACAGCATTTGCACGTGAGCACTCCACGACTACGCCCTTGTGGAGCGACTACGACCCATTGGCCGTCTCGACGCTGCAGTCGTGGCGTAACGAGCTCGAGACCGTGCCGGTCGTTCTCTACGCTTCGACACGAGAGTTGTGGCGGCAGTGGGCGGGTCCGCAGGCTGATCCGAACGACAGTTGGCGCACGCACCGAGTCGGCACGTGGATCGTCGACCAATA of the Nocardioides sp. genome contains:
- a CDS encoding type I restriction endonuclease produces the protein MTTLKINEGDTVQFPMVKHAVEIGWSPLNPAEAEAKRQGRANMIFRDDLEAKLLVFNAWLSEDQARAIVDTIDALPTTIEGNREVLAWIRGERQWYDEAEKRHRPIQVIDFDAPSNNDFVVTWEWKIEPLARKGNRADVMFVVNGAAGGDRRAQEPEGRRTRSTGL
- a CDS encoding HsdR family type I site-specific deoxyribonuclease, giving the protein MKQLRRYEKETPELLAARPALQRHPPARLLVRRDVERQPPRSSQSGSRRRTRSYRFAVQAFFEPTDFLRTLQHWILFYVEDGETRKSVLREHQRRAIDKIVGRCADPDKNRGLIWHTQGSGKTFTLLTAARLVLEDKARFNNGTVILIVDRTELEGQLREWVDRLLGEMQANDIAVRRANSKVELQDLLDADFRGLIISMIHKFEEIKKHSSPRDNIYVFIDEAHRSVAKELGTYLMAALPQATIIGFTGTPVGSAKGGSGSFQIFGMQDEDGYLDRYSIKESIDDGTTLPIRYMMAPSNMTIPTEQLDEEFFALAEGEDVTDVEELNKVLDRAVGIRAFLSADDRVERVAEFVANHFKENVDPLHYKAFLVAVDRATCAKYKKALDQHLPPEWSEVVYSSNPSDVVDRPDVAALQLSETREQEVRKSFKKPAEQPKILIVTDKLLTGYDAPVLYAMYLDKPMRDHVLLQAIARVNRPYVDAEGVQKRVGLVVDFVGVLRELQKALRFDSADIGGAIEDLETMMEDLHRRIGEAADNYLQVNSS
- a CDS encoding restriction endonuclease subunit S, whose product is MTALADDGLAELDSLPAGWTAGVLGDYIERPEYGYTDSASDDASGTKFLRITDIQGGQVDWVTVPYCKCPPDVLRSKRLLPGDVVVARIGATTGKSFYIGTTPDDAVFASYLIRLRAKRRKLLPRYLYFYMQTDEYWAHIDLHKGDRLKGGVNIAVLESMPVVIPPVEEQARIVQVLDLLQAAVRSESACAVQATTLGDGALAELFSLGLRREPQQETEIGLMPASWRPRPIADLCDIWSGGTPRKAEKAYWTGDIPWVSGKDLKSASLDDAADHASAAGVAAGSRLAPADAVLLLVRGMGLAKDLPVAQITRPMAFNQDVKALVSRSTFSGRFLRAAIYAGKERLLRQIARSAHGTMTLNLHDIETFEVACPTDPDEAEQIVAILETIELKRRHHLRKGEAFQELLDALLHGLFSGTTTVDELDLSALPLAPTDAQEGAE
- a CDS encoding ATP-binding protein; translation: MSKNPQASRFREVSTAAKRILALGESDRYEFKRDVDVVTPRLLAALANWVSLEPSRDAAHLLVGVDEVEDKDTGLVLGVPFGLPKGLDKAVARIQDMASKTRPIPVDVRIIEEGVDEPTPFLRVEIRPTMAPHFDDEGRRQTRQGRSTRALTDDELLGIYLDREAGSFATRFRQTTTELQSAVGAVGNQVDQIAEGIQRNIAEPIERMTATAEEAAEAARSAASAADSANAAADTTSYEVEHVQRLVRDLQDAVNDLDDESHENLVFRIVQARRKVWWNFTLDTFEHTSARATKLDEQLRELLARDVSFEPDRNSWELAVWQDLLRDRQEQRRGRGTQKWWMEAIRQVFTFMERPAYAAPDLPDLRSAIQADIDHEVDDPESITNQFKALLDE
- a CDS encoding N-6 DNA methylase; this translates as MTSLDVPATLLAIRASLDLTQAQLAEKLGVSFATVNRWEGGGNKPQRAPMARILDVAAEAGIDVGDIEATATPAPTRRRGRAAATTSTRSMEQMLWDAASSIRGEKDAPKFKDYLLPLLFLKRLSDVFDDEIARLAEEFGDRGGGIGDRRVRPQPAALLPPARGALGGHQRPRLRFEWPVDDRGRSTAPRDIGEHLTKAVRAVVRHNPDLSGVIDVVDFAAERNGERDINPAKLRGVVETFSDPRYRLGLADVQPDFLGRAYEYLLRKFAEGSGQSAGEFFTPTEVGFLMANILRPKPGETCHDYACGSGGLLIKLQLVARELDPTSKVPLKLYGQELQAESYAVARMNTIIHDMDVDLRARRHHDQPQVPRCRWLADALRPCSRQPDVEPTLRLGPLRRRSLRPVPQGGRRDLRQGRLGLAAAHASRQ